A window of the Cicer arietinum cultivar CDC Frontier isolate Library 1 chromosome 6, Cicar.CDCFrontier_v2.0, whole genome shotgun sequence genome harbors these coding sequences:
- the LOC101512664 gene encoding receptor-like protein 14 gives MKLGIIFSSVVYFVAILMQNQGCKGCLEKERIGLLEIKDYILSQKGDPYNELDSWVDDRASNCCTWNKIKCSNISSGHITDLSLKMLLDFWSSNTMLNVSLFHPFEELRLLDLSYNLFRGWIGNEGFPGLNKLDTLDLSDNNLNSSILRSLNELTSLTTLKLGYNFMHNFSAQGFLRSKELEVLELPGNMLNGSIIPSLHEFTSLKNLRLGDNNFNCSLSSLDFTKFSRLELLDLSSNQLTGSLHLEDVQNLRNLKVLSLSNNYMNGSIEGLCKLKDLEDLNIGNNMFSAQLPECLSNLTNLQVLELSNNLFTGNFPSFTSNLTSLTYLSFCENYMQGTFSLSTLANHSKLQVLYISSKSIAANIENENTKWFPKFQLKSLILRNCNINMDKGSVIPNFLSYQYNLILIDLSSNVTPRFSKRGYTFFFFKVIKLKQRNR, from the exons ATGAAGTTGGGTATTATCTTTAGTTCCGTTGTTTATTTTGTGGCGATTTTAATGCAAAATCAAGGATGTAAGGGCTGTTTAGAGAAGGAGAGAATAGGCCTACTAGAGATCAAGGACTACATATTGTCACAAAAAGGGGATCCTTACAATGAATTGGATTCATGGGTTGATGATAGAGCTAGCAATTGTTGTACTTGGAACAAAATCAAGTGTTCTAATATCTCTTCTGGCCACATAACTGACTTATCCCTAAAAATGTTACTAGACTTTTGGTCCTCTAATACGATGTTAAACGTTTCATTGTTCCATCCATTTGAAGAGTTACGCCTCCTCGACTTGTCATACAATTTGTTTCGAGGCTGGATTGGCAATGAAG GATTTCCTGGACTAAACAAGTTGGACACATTAGACCTTTCGGATAACAATCTAAATAGTAGCATCTTGCGAAGTTTGAATGAATTAACTTCTTTAACAACTTTGAAGCTTGGTTATAATTTCATGCACAACTTCTCTGCTCAAG GATTTTTGAGATCAAAGGAGTTGGAGGTCTTAGAACTTCCGGGAAATATGCTAAATGGCAGCATCATACCAAGTTTGCATGAATTCACATCATTAAAGAATTTGAGGCTGGGCGATAACAACTTTAATTGTTCCCTCTCTTCTTTAG ATTTCACTAAATTTAGCCGGCTAGAATTATTGGACTTGTCTAGTAATCAACTTACAGGTTCTCTACATCTCGAAG ATGTTCAAAACCTAAGAAACTTGAAAGTGCTAAGTTTAAGCAATAATTACATGAATGGCTCAATTGAAG GATTATGCAAATTGAAGGATTTGGAAGATCTAAATATCGGTAATAATATGTTTAGTGCTCAACTTCCTGAGTGTTTAAGCAACTTAACAAACCTTCAAGTTCTTGAACTTAGTAATAATTTGTTCACTGGAAATTTTCCATCCTTCACTAGCAATCTCACTTCCTTGACATACTTATCTTTCTGTGAAAATTACATGCAAGGAACATTTTCATTGAGCACTTTGGCTAATCACTCCAAACTTCAGGTTCTATATATTTCATCCAAAAGCATTGCTGCAAacatagaaaatgaaaatacaaaGTGGTTTCCTAAATTTCAATTGAAATCACTTATTCTTAGAAATTGCAACATCAACATGGACAAAGGAAGTGTCATTCCTAATTTTCTTTCATAtcaatataatttgatattgaTTGACCTCTCTagcaatgtaacaccccgtttttcaaagcgagggtatacttttttttttttcaaagtaattaaactaaaacagagaaatagataa